From a single Brassica napus cultivar Da-Ae chromosome C9, Da-Ae, whole genome shotgun sequence genomic region:
- the LOC106357673 gene encoding U3 small nucleolar ribonucleoprotein protein MPP10-like isoform X1 yields the protein MAAVKDSGFEALEKLKSTEPPVFLAPSSISEVARAASQYLFTKLKPHNPKSPFDELLVDGFDAEQIWQQIDMQSQPLLSSLRHEVKRFAKSPKEIRKIGDLAVEASHEGDVDEMDMDDDNDVEDDDDELEADESEGEEEEEDGEEEEEDEEEEEEEEENEGIEDKFFKIKDLEDFLEEGEAQEYGTDYKNKKGLSKGKNQNLSDDDYDEEDEEDEDEDEEDEEFGAFAGDDNEDADNLGKARYEDFFGGKKKETKRTMKDVIEDEEAGDGNQATEKLSTHEKELLKLQSKIEQMEKANLDPKHWTMQGEVTATKRPKNSALEVDLDFEHNARPPPVITEEVTASLEDMIKSRIIEARFDDVQRAPSLPTKSKREAKELDDSKSKKGLAEVYEEEYVQKSNPAFAPATFSDELKKEASMLFKKLCLKLDALSHFHFTPKPVIEEMSIQTNVPAIAMEEVAPVAVSDAAMLAPEEIFAGTGKIKDESELTQEERKRRRAKKKRKFKAESANHPVKKARDTNTEIHNTVAGNE from the exons ATGGCCGCTGTAAAGGATTCGGGCTTCGAAGCCCTTGAGAAGCTTAAATCAACTGAACCACCTGTTTTTCTAGCGCCGAGCTCGATCTCAGAGGTGGCTCGTGCTGCGTCTCAGTATCTCTTCACCAAGCTGAAGCCGCACAACCCTAAGTCTCCTTTCGACGAGCTCTTGGTTGATGGTTTCGACGCGGAGCAGATTTGGCAGCAGATTGATATGCAGTCTCAGCCTTTGCTGTCAAGCTTGCGTCATGAAGTCAAGCGGTTTGCTAAAAGCCCTAAAGAGATTCGCAAAATCGGAGATTTGGCGGTCGAGGCTTCTCATGAAGGGGATGTCGATGAGATGGATAtggatgatgataatgatgttGAGGATGACGATGATGAGCTCGAAGCTGATGAAAGCGaaggagaggaggaggaggaggatggagaagaagaagaggaagatgaagaggaggaggaggaggaggaggagaatgaAGGAATAGAGGACAAGTTCTTCAAGATAAAAGATTTGGAGGATTTCTTAGAGGAGGGTGAGGCTCAAGAGTATGGGACGGACTACAAAAACAAGAAAGGATTGTCAAAGGGAAAGAATCAAAATTTGAGTGATGATGATTATGatgaggaagacgaagaagatgaagatgaagatgaggagGATGAGGAG TTTGGTGCTTTTGCTGGTGATGACAACGAAGACGCTGACAATTTGGGAAAGGCGAG GTATGAAGATTTCTTTGGTGgtaaaaagaaagagacaaaaagGACGATGAAAGATGTCATTGAAGATGAGGAAGCTGGAGATGGAAACCAG gcCACTGAAAAACTCTCTACCCATGAGAAAGAACTGCTAAAGCTTCAATCCAAGATTGAACAGATGGAGAAAGCAAACTTAGATCCTAAACACTGGACTATGCAGGGAGAG GTAACTGCTACAAAGAGGCCAAAGAATAGTGCTTTAGAAGTTGATTTAGATTTTGAGCACAATGCCAGGCCTCCTCCTGTAATCACAGAAGAGGTCACAGCCTCACTTGAGGATATGATCAAGAGCCGAATCATTGAG GCTCGTTTTGATGATGTTCAACGTGCGCCTAGCCTGCCCACTAAATCCAAAAGAGAAGCCAAGGAATTG GACGATAGTAAAAGCAAGAAAGGTCTGGCCGAAGTTTACGAG GAAGAATACGTGCAGAAATCTAATCCAGCCTTTGCTCCAGCTACTTTCTCTGATGAACTAAAGAAAGAG GCAAGCATGCTATTCAAGAAACTATGCCTGAAGTTGGATGCTCTCTCCCACTTCCACTTTACACCTAAGcca GTAATAGAAGAAATGTCTATACAGACAAACGTCCCAGCCATAGCAATGGAAGAG GTTGCGCCAGTGGCAGTGTCAGATGCAGCAATGCTTGCTCCAGAGGAAATATTTGCGGGTACAGGCAAGATTAAGGATGAGTCAGAGCTTACACaggaagagaggaagagaaggagagctaagaagaagagaaagttcAAAG CTGAATCTGCAAATCATCCGGTGAAGAAGGCGCGGGATACTAATACAGAGATCCATAACACCG TTGCAGGCAATGAATAA
- the LOC106357673 gene encoding U3 small nucleolar ribonucleoprotein protein MPP10-like isoform X2: MAAVKDSGFEALEKLKSTEPPVFLAPSSISEVARAASQYLFTKLKPHNPKSPFDELLVDGFDAEQIWQQIDMQSQPLLSSLRHEVKRFAKSPKEIRKIGDLAVEASHEGDVDEMDMDDDNDVEDDDDELEADESEGEEEEEDGEEEEEDEEEEEEEEENEGIEDKFFKIKDLEDFLEEGEAQEYGTDYKNKKGLSKGKNQNLSDDDYDEEDEEDEDEDEEDEEFGAFAGDDNEDADNLGKARYEDFFGGKKKETKRTMKDVIEDEEAGDGNQATEKLSTHEKELLKLQSKIEQMEKANLDPKHWTMQGEVTATKRPKNSALEVDLDFEHNARPPPVITEEVTASLEDMIKSRIIEARFDDVQRAPSLPTKSKREAKELDDSKSKKGLAEVYEEEYVQKSNPAFAPATFSDELKKEASMLFKKLCLKLDALSHFHFTPKPVIEEMSIQTNVPAIAMEEVAPVAVSDAAMLAPEEIFAGTGKIKDESELTQEERKRRRAKKKRKFKAESANHPVKKARDTNTEIHNTGNE; the protein is encoded by the exons ATGGCCGCTGTAAAGGATTCGGGCTTCGAAGCCCTTGAGAAGCTTAAATCAACTGAACCACCTGTTTTTCTAGCGCCGAGCTCGATCTCAGAGGTGGCTCGTGCTGCGTCTCAGTATCTCTTCACCAAGCTGAAGCCGCACAACCCTAAGTCTCCTTTCGACGAGCTCTTGGTTGATGGTTTCGACGCGGAGCAGATTTGGCAGCAGATTGATATGCAGTCTCAGCCTTTGCTGTCAAGCTTGCGTCATGAAGTCAAGCGGTTTGCTAAAAGCCCTAAAGAGATTCGCAAAATCGGAGATTTGGCGGTCGAGGCTTCTCATGAAGGGGATGTCGATGAGATGGATAtggatgatgataatgatgttGAGGATGACGATGATGAGCTCGAAGCTGATGAAAGCGaaggagaggaggaggaggaggatggagaagaagaagaggaagatgaagaggaggaggaggaggaggaggagaatgaAGGAATAGAGGACAAGTTCTTCAAGATAAAAGATTTGGAGGATTTCTTAGAGGAGGGTGAGGCTCAAGAGTATGGGACGGACTACAAAAACAAGAAAGGATTGTCAAAGGGAAAGAATCAAAATTTGAGTGATGATGATTATGatgaggaagacgaagaagatgaagatgaagatgaggagGATGAGGAG TTTGGTGCTTTTGCTGGTGATGACAACGAAGACGCTGACAATTTGGGAAAGGCGAG GTATGAAGATTTCTTTGGTGgtaaaaagaaagagacaaaaagGACGATGAAAGATGTCATTGAAGATGAGGAAGCTGGAGATGGAAACCAG gcCACTGAAAAACTCTCTACCCATGAGAAAGAACTGCTAAAGCTTCAATCCAAGATTGAACAGATGGAGAAAGCAAACTTAGATCCTAAACACTGGACTATGCAGGGAGAG GTAACTGCTACAAAGAGGCCAAAGAATAGTGCTTTAGAAGTTGATTTAGATTTTGAGCACAATGCCAGGCCTCCTCCTGTAATCACAGAAGAGGTCACAGCCTCACTTGAGGATATGATCAAGAGCCGAATCATTGAG GCTCGTTTTGATGATGTTCAACGTGCGCCTAGCCTGCCCACTAAATCCAAAAGAGAAGCCAAGGAATTG GACGATAGTAAAAGCAAGAAAGGTCTGGCCGAAGTTTACGAG GAAGAATACGTGCAGAAATCTAATCCAGCCTTTGCTCCAGCTACTTTCTCTGATGAACTAAAGAAAGAG GCAAGCATGCTATTCAAGAAACTATGCCTGAAGTTGGATGCTCTCTCCCACTTCCACTTTACACCTAAGcca GTAATAGAAGAAATGTCTATACAGACAAACGTCCCAGCCATAGCAATGGAAGAG GTTGCGCCAGTGGCAGTGTCAGATGCAGCAATGCTTGCTCCAGAGGAAATATTTGCGGGTACAGGCAAGATTAAGGATGAGTCAGAGCTTACACaggaagagaggaagagaaggagagctaagaagaagagaaagttcAAAG CTGAATCTGCAAATCATCCGGTGAAGAAGGCGCGGGATACTAATACAGAGATCCATAACACCG GCAATGAATAA